From one Butyricimonas faecihominis genomic stretch:
- a CDS encoding RagB/SusD family nutrient uptake outer membrane protein, whose amino-acid sequence MKMNRLLLICILPVLFSACNSWLDVQPEEQISEDEVFSTGNGYRNVLNGVYKSLSGVNMYGREMTWGVMDVLAQCYNVQNMPSEYPGRQYKEGAAFYDYEYTDFHKLPQAIWEEGYNAVANCNNLIAHARHADPDLFELKESERALLEGEALALRAFIQFDMLRIFAPAPVTSPKGTYIPYIKSYPEVLSVKLSVEECMENVIQDLEDARKLVYKYDSINVSKLRIAERFSGPTGGRFFEYRGFRMNYYAVSGILARAYLYNNQPNEAYNVAKEIIDFQNNTKYYNFTSASKMANGNLKFYDDILCGFYSTKLTDWDKALNDVLDANGNQLFMVVKEVDNLFNGETDDYRKRYQLSAVNRLMKYAYQNNATSEGILSSNLIPIIRMSEIYYIAAEACFDKDPSEAIDYLMQVKKGRNLRNVDLSGITLKSDFMDRLISDARREFLGEGQIFFMFKRLNQSVPTVNNWKPEYFILDVPDSENI is encoded by the coding sequence ATGAAAATGAATAGATTACTACTTATATGTATATTACCGGTATTGTTTTCGGCATGTAATAGCTGGCTGGATGTACAACCGGAAGAACAAATCAGTGAGGACGAGGTTTTCTCTACTGGCAATGGTTATCGGAATGTGTTGAATGGGGTGTATAAATCATTGTCCGGAGTGAATATGTATGGCCGGGAGATGACTTGGGGGGTGATGGATGTGTTGGCTCAATGCTATAATGTTCAAAATATGCCATCTGAGTATCCGGGAAGGCAGTATAAGGAAGGGGCTGCTTTTTACGATTATGAATACACTGATTTTCATAAATTGCCTCAAGCAATCTGGGAAGAAGGATATAATGCTGTAGCTAACTGTAATAACTTGATCGCTCATGCTCGTCATGCTGACCCGGATTTATTTGAACTTAAAGAATCTGAAAGAGCATTATTGGAAGGCGAAGCGTTGGCGTTACGTGCTTTTATTCAGTTTGATATGTTACGAATTTTTGCTCCGGCACCGGTGACTTCTCCTAAAGGAACCTATATTCCGTATATTAAAAGTTATCCGGAGGTTCTGTCTGTGAAGTTGTCTGTAGAGGAGTGCATGGAGAATGTTATACAGGACTTGGAGGATGCAAGAAAGTTAGTTTATAAATATGATTCAATTAATGTAAGTAAATTAAGGATTGCAGAGCGTTTTAGTGGTCCTACTGGTGGACGCTTTTTCGAATATCGGGGATTCCGAATGAATTATTATGCTGTTTCCGGTATTTTGGCTCGGGCATATTTATATAATAATCAGCCTAATGAAGCATATAATGTCGCAAAGGAAATTATTGATTTCCAAAATAATACGAAATATTATAATTTTACTTCGGCAAGTAAGATGGCAAACGGGAATTTGAAATTTTATGATGATATTTTGTGCGGTTTTTATTCAACAAAATTGACCGATTGGGACAAGGCGCTGAATGACGTTCTCGATGCTAATGGGAATCAATTGTTTATGGTAGTAAAAGAGGTGGATAATTTGTTTAACGGAGAAACGGATGACTATCGTAAAAGATACCAATTGAGTGCGGTGAATCGTTTGATGAAGTATGCTTATCAAAACAATGCAACATCAGAAGGAATATTGAGTTCGAATTTGATCCCGATTATTCGTATGAGTGAGATCTATTATATAGCAGCAGAGGCTTGTTTTGATAAAGATCCGTCAGAGGCAATCGATTATTTGATGCAAGTGAAAAAGGGACGTAATCTGAGAAATGTTGATTTATCAGGAATCACATTAAAGTCTGATTTTATGGATAGATTAATTTCAGATGCACGTCGGGAATTTTTGGGCGAAGGTCAGATATTCTTTATGTTTAAGCGTCTGAATCAGTCTGTACCGACCGTTAATAATTGGAAACCGGAGTATTTCATTTTGGATGTGCCGGATAGTGAGAACATTTAA
- a CDS encoding DUF4843 domain-containing protein has protein sequence MKKYILVFVSLVLLYACDERGILENSNDVSYIYFTKNATNDSTSTSFFFYPEGDISVPVAMNLSGRMFDEDCSFKLEVVKEETTLDAANYDISEDFVFHKDRVADTIYITFKNSEILSSEIRRVVFRIADSEKYSQGDTPFRTAVISISDIASRPEWWNEDEWVIWANLGEFTIKKFELLIEANGGIPEITLDDSDVIRRCALTLKRYLEKYGPFIDENGDEVTVPVIG, from the coding sequence ATGAAAAAGTATATATTAGTCTTTGTATCCTTGGTGTTACTTTATGCTTGTGACGAAAGGGGAATTTTAGAAAATTCGAATGACGTTTCTTATATCTATTTTACAAAGAACGCTACCAATGACAGTACTTCTACCTCTTTCTTTTTCTATCCGGAAGGTGATATTTCAGTACCTGTTGCCATGAATCTTTCCGGTAGAATGTTTGATGAAGATTGTTCTTTTAAGTTGGAAGTAGTAAAAGAGGAAACGACATTGGATGCCGCAAATTATGATATATCGGAAGATTTCGTGTTTCATAAAGATCGAGTAGCGGATACGATTTATATTACGTTCAAGAATAGTGAGATTTTATCTTCGGAGATTCGACGTGTCGTGTTTAGAATTGCTGATAGTGAAAAATATAGTCAAGGAGATACGCCTTTCCGTACGGCAGTTATATCAATTTCAGATATTGCTTCTAGACCGGAATGGTGGAATGAAGATGAATGGGTGATTTGGGCAAATTTAGGAGAATTTACCATTAAAAAGTTTGAGTTGCTGATTGAGGCTAACGGGGGAATTCCGGAGATTACGCTTGACGACTCAGATGTGATTCGTCGGTGTGCTTTAACCCTGAAAAGATATTTGGAGAAATACGGTCCTTTTATAGATGAAAATGGAGATGAGGTGACTGTACCTGTTATTGGATAA
- a CDS encoding PKD-like family lipoprotein yields MKKYLLIIAALLALTSCLDNKLDEDFKEINEVKRWENIEEKYTVYAGEEIVLAPKVVFTVDSINPEMEFEWYVGTELVSTEPTYTFMSNHIATHNVTFCPIDKKSGMHFNKLIRITVQSQYETGWMVLSDEGNKSVLSIVMGKKEETEDDVEYLTYIGVRKDIYPLHNNGQALGSGPRKLVEHYVQDDYATIPGEVMVLQQDQPLELHGFSMEKEVFVADEFLVGIPANFNVVDATQSASGGYLLNADGTILYKKNYDLEAYHVGTYSDLPLFDGKKFKSITPSIYPQTPYLLALDEDNTLYGIWEKESRPTGDFYYNAELAPFFTAENDVDMSLFQNIEGEVVGSGFHHSDSYVTIIKQHGKYLMNNYQTYPSGRRGSRSVEVLESKIHEMSASMFTDFVDMAVLPYRDYMLIASGNTLYFHEYYRDNFKEGVVKTFDHKITSIAFKDFNPYRHEANAHVAVGLENGDLYIFEIDDNDMTKTTPLFEAHDLGKIVDVIFKYSSWGDVKYGYF; encoded by the coding sequence ATGAAAAAGTATTTATTAATAATAGCTGCCTTGCTTGCTCTTACAAGTTGTTTGGATAACAAATTGGATGAGGATTTCAAGGAGATAAATGAAGTTAAAAGATGGGAGAATATAGAAGAGAAATATACCGTTTACGCCGGGGAAGAAATTGTACTGGCTCCCAAAGTTGTATTTACCGTTGATAGTATTAATCCGGAGATGGAGTTTGAATGGTATGTGGGAACAGAGCTTGTGTCAACGGAGCCTACATACACATTTATGTCTAATCATATAGCGACTCATAATGTAACGTTTTGTCCGATAGATAAAAAGTCGGGTATGCATTTTAATAAATTGATCAGGATTACCGTACAATCCCAATATGAAACAGGGTGGATGGTGTTGTCTGACGAGGGGAACAAATCAGTATTGTCAATCGTGATGGGTAAAAAGGAAGAGACAGAAGATGATGTAGAGTATTTGACTTATATTGGGGTGAGAAAGGATATTTATCCATTGCACAATAATGGACAGGCCTTGGGTTCAGGGCCTCGGAAGCTTGTGGAGCACTACGTGCAGGATGATTATGCTACAATCCCTGGGGAAGTTATGGTATTACAACAAGATCAGCCGTTGGAATTACATGGATTTTCAATGGAAAAAGAGGTTTTTGTTGCCGATGAATTTTTGGTTGGGATCCCGGCTAATTTTAATGTTGTAGATGCAACACAATCTGCCTCTGGAGGATATTTATTGAATGCGGATGGTACGATTTTGTACAAAAAGAATTATGATTTAGAGGCCTATCATGTTGGGACTTATTCGGATCTTCCTCTTTTTGATGGGAAGAAGTTTAAATCTATAACACCCTCAATTTACCCGCAGACTCCTTATTTATTGGCTTTGGATGAGGACAATACATTGTACGGGATTTGGGAAAAGGAATCACGTCCCACGGGTGATTTTTATTATAATGCAGAGTTAGCTCCTTTCTTTACGGCAGAGAATGATGTGGATATGTCATTATTTCAAAATATAGAAGGTGAAGTGGTTGGTTCAGGTTTTCACCATTCAGATTCATATGTGACGATTATTAAGCAACATGGGAAATATTTGATGAATAATTATCAGACGTATCCTTCTGGAAGAAGAGGGAGCCGTTCAGTCGAGGTATTGGAAAGTAAAATTCACGAGATGTCGGCTAGTATGTTTACTGATTTTGTAGATATGGCCGTGCTTCCTTACCGAGACTATATGCTGATCGCTTCTGGTAATACGCTTTATTTTCATGAGTATTACCGTGATAACTTTAAAGAGGGGGTTGTTAAGACTTTTGATCATAAGATTACTTCTATTGCTTTTAAAGATTTCAATCCCTATCGGCATGAAGCTAATGCCCATGTTGCGGTAGGTTTGGAAAATGGTGATTTGTACATATTTGAGATTGATGATAATGATATGACAAAGACTACTCCATTGTTTGAAGCACATGATCTTGGTAAGATTGTAGATGTTATTTTTAAGTATAGCAGTTGGGGTGACGTTAAGTACGGATACTTTTAA